A single window of Pontibacillus chungwhensis DNA harbors:
- a CDS encoding YneF family protein, giving the protein MSIVWVIVIAIVTLLAGVALGFFIARKYMMNYLKKNPPINEQMLRTLMMQMGQKPSQKKINQMMRAMNNQQQK; this is encoded by the coding sequence ATGTCCATTGTTTGGGTAATTGTTATTGCCATTGTAACGTTACTTGCTGGCGTAGCACTAGGCTTCTTTATTGCCAGAAAGTACATGATGAACTACTTAAAGAAAAACCCACCGATTAATGAACAAATGTTGCGTACATTGATGATGCAGATGGGACAAAAGCCATCGCAGAAGAAAATTAATCAGATGATGCGTGCTATGAATAACCAACAACAAAAATAA